GACGGCTTCTCCCGCCGCAGGGCGCGCAGTCCCATCACCGCGCCCACGCTCGCCGCGGCCACGGCGCCCAGCGTCAGCCGGGAAGATTCCTTCTTCTTCTTGTGGTCGGCCATACTCGCTCCTCTCGGGGTCTGGGGTTCAGGGCGCGAACGCGCCGGAGGTGGACTCGGCGGAGGTGAGCCGCTCCAGCAGCGGCCTCAGCACCTCCTCCAGGGACTCGTCGCCCAGCACGCGCAGGCGCAGCTTCAGGGTCTCGTCGAACACGAGGTAGGCGGGCGTGCCCTGGACACCATAGGCCCGCGCCATGGAGCCATCGTCCACCGCCACCGGGTGGTGGAAGCCCAGTCGCTTCACCGTGGCCTCGATGTCGTTCGTGTTCATGGCCCGCGCCGCGTCCTGGCCCTTCATGGGCACGTGGACGCCAATCACCTGGAGCCCTCGGGGGATGAATTCCCTCACCAGGGCCTGGAGCCTCGGGAGCTGGGTCTGGCTGGAGGCGAAGCGCTCCGTCCAGAAGTACAGCAGCACGGGCCGTCCATGCAGGTCGTGAACGTGTACCGGAGCGTTGATCCAACCGCCCCGCGGATCCAACAGCGTCAGGGGAACGTCGAGAGAGGACATGGCCTGAAGCTATGCATCGGCCCCGTGCCCTCCGGTGGCCCCGGTCCCCAGGCCGCTCTCCATCCACGCGGGGGATGGCGCGCCGCGTCTCCCGCGCCTGACGCGGCGAGTCGCGGATGTCAATTCCAAAAGGGCTGTACGATTTTCGATTTCTGAGAAAGCAAGTTAGATTGGCCTCCCCTGCCTGGCAGCTCTGCATGCAGGCCCCCCGGAAGTTCGAGCAGGAGGCACTCCCCCATGAAGCAGTTCCTGAGCGCGGCCGCCGTGGCCGTCACCACGCTGATGAGCGTCGAGGCATCGGCGACCAACTACACGCTGTGGATTCACGGCAAGAACGGCAGCACCACCAAGCCGGGCAACTACACCGACTTCAGCTACTGGGGCCCGAGCACCACGGCGGCGGGCGTGAACAAGAAGGCCGTCAACTGGAACGGCACCCAGCGCATCTCCGTGGAGAACTACCGCGTGCGCGACGCGCTCGACTGCTTCTGCACGGGGAGCAACTGGTGCTACGTCGCCGTGCACAGCGCGGGGGATTTGCAGATCGGCTACGCGCTGTCGCTCTACGGCGGCTCCACGCGCTCCATCAAGAACGCCACGCCCAACAGCAGTGGCGTGTGCGGCGATGCGGGCGGCACCCAGGTGGGCTGGAACATCAAGTGGGTGGACGTGGCCTCGGGCGCGAGCGGCGGCAGCGAATTGGCGGACGTGGGCGAGTGGGCGGTGTCGGATCCGCTCGTGAGCGACCTGGTCACCACCACGGCGCGGGGCATGTACAACCACAACACCACGCGCTCGTTGTGGTTCTACAACTTCGCCGGGTCCAAGGGCACGCTCTACTCCGGCGTCCTTCCGGGGCAGGACGACGAGGCCGTCTCCT
Above is a window of Cystobacter fuscus DNA encoding:
- a CDS encoding TlpA disulfide reductase family protein; this encodes MSSLDVPLTLLDPRGGWINAPVHVHDLHGRPVLLYFWTERFASSQTQLPRLQALVREFIPRGLQVIGVHVPMKGQDAARAMNTNDIEATVKRLGFHHPVAVDDGSMARAYGVQGTPAYLVFDETLKLRLRVLGDESLEEVLRPLLERLTSAESTSGAFAP